Proteins encoded by one window of Cloeon dipterum chromosome 2, ieCloDipt1.1, whole genome shotgun sequence:
- the LOC135937924 gene encoding uncharacterized protein LOC135937924: MVEKLSNLRDLQVLQLEVVIFNLPDLVRLSQRLKRLRLISTNLTEIIAMPAVEDLKESFEGLKVFLFWTQANQANRRAFTRFCIENIPTLQVVGDFANEFCTVNDFYLNAETLIWPGSSDLRHFTLDLNYEIIPTDLHTRFKKINHLKIIWTNQENSDDKKPFRNEELLKKFKKITSLDLLGVPYSTILSRFLNKNSYGSTLLALHVTEVGNHHVGLTYNQVFKDCTKLEKLFLDVDDSAQRITEKFPPLKELKLNLQRFKRNSRTLWDVLKAPKLEKIELMGELTYPEDLDKLQPLLARHPRSLRKLKTLIVNLGWTDDTDRIEEKKVSFEKTSRFLKVAMEELKGTLTGVKFSLNDSCEFLQLFNCIENAATIMEIVTSLGPSFQNVNSGDFYWLYDEELIDYLISFRIIHFTT, from the exons ATGGTTGAGAAACTTTCGAATTTGAGAGACCTGCAAGTTCTGCAATTGGAAGTGGTGATCTTCAACCTGCCAGACTTGGTGCGGCTGAGTCAAAGACTGAAACGTCTTCGTTTGATCAGCACAAACCTTACGGAAATAATAGCCATGCCAGCTGTCGAAGACTTGAAAGAGAGTTTCGAGGGGCTAAAAGTGTTTCTTTTCTGGACGCAAGCGAATCAGGCAAATCGTCGTGCATTTACAAGATTTTGCATCGAGAATATACCGACCTTGCAAGTTGTTGGTGATTTTGCCAATGAATTTTGCACCGTAAATGATTTCTACCTGAACGCTGAGACTCTTATTTGGCCTGGATCTTCAGACTTACGGCATTTCACCCTGGATCtcaattatgaaattataCCTACCGACCTTCACACTAggttcaaaaaaataaatcacctcAAG ATTATTTGGACCAATCAGGAAAATTCTGATGATAAGAAACCATTTCGCAATGAGGAATTGttgaagaaattcaaaaaaatcacAAGTCTAGATTTGCTCGGCGTTCCATACTCTACAATTTTATCtcgctttttaaataaaaatagctatgGATCAACTCTGCTCGCTCTACACGTCACCGAAGTTGGGAATCACCATGTAGGGCTGACCTACAATCAAGTTTTCAAAGACTGTACGAAGCTGGAAAAACTTTTCCTGGACGTTGACGACTCGGCTCAGCGAATCACCGAAAAATTCCCCCCACTCAAGGAACTCAAGCTGAATTTACAGCG CTTTAAAAGAAACTCCCGTACTCTTTGGGATGTCCTAAAAGCACCgaaactggaaaaaattgaattgatggGAGAATTAACATACCCGGAGGATTTGGATAAGTTGCAGCCATTGTTGGCACGTCATCCTAGAAGCCTGCGCAAGCTCAAGACTCTCATTGTCAATTTAGGATGGACGGACGACACTGATAGAATTGAAGAGAAGAAGGTCTCCTTCGAAAAAACTTCCCGTTTTCTCAAGGTCGCAATGGAAGAACTGAAAGGAACCTTGACCGGAGTAAAATTCTCTCTTAATGACTCATGCGAGTTCTTGCAACTATTTAATTGTATAGAAAATGCAGCCACAATAATGGAAATAGTAACCTCGCTGGGCCCCTCATTCCAAAATGTTAATTCGGGTGATTTCTATTGGCTTTACGATGAAGAACTCATCGACTACCTTATAAGTTTCCGCATCATACATTTTACAACTTAA
- the LOC135936635 gene encoding hatching enzyme 1.2-like: MKMKLASILCFTLVMSPAWCLSEFNDEEYSANVNKIRRLSLGKPDAEVGQRLTSWNPESSVNPEELGSYFEGDMLMPLSAQGRNGIINTFYRWPNAEVFYKIIGTFNANQTALIYKAFDAFHANTCVRFKPYNGSQSNYLIIKSDNSGCWATLGKAGGIQYVNLQIPGCVTLIGTPIHELMHTLGFFHEHTRPDRDHWIKILWENVDRGSGFGIQDSNAFGVSYDYNSVMHVTDTYSSSKGLKTIETLQPPGVQIGQRNGLSAKDIQKINAMYNCAS; the protein is encoded by the exons ATGAAGATGAAGCTCGCCTCTATTTTGTGCTTTACCCTGGTGATGAGTCCTGCCTGGTGCTTGAGTGAGTTCAATGATGAAGAATACAGCGCTAATGTAAACAAGATTAGACGCTTGAGTCTTGGAAAGCCGGACGCTGAAGTCG GGCAAAGATTGACCTCATGGAATCCAGAATCCAGCGTCAACCCTGAGGAGCTGGGTTCGTATTTTGAAGGAGACATGCTGATGCCGCTGAGCGCACAGGGCAGAAACGGAATCATAAATACCTTCTATCGGTGGCCAAATGCGGAGGTGTTCTATAAAATCATAGGAACCTTCA ATGCGAACCAGACGGCCCTGATCTACAAGGCCTTCGATGCGTTCCACGCAAACACTTGCGTCAGGTTCAAGCCGTACAATGGCAGCCAAAGTAATTACCTCATCATTAAAAGCGACAACTCAGGGTGTTGGGCGACGCTCGGAAAGGCGGGCGGCATACAGTACGTCAATCTGCAGATTCCAGGATGTGTCACACTC ATTGGCACACCAATTCACGAGCTGATGCACACGCTTGGCTTTTTCCACGAACACACACGACCTGACAGAGATcattggattaaaattttgtgggAAAATGTCGATAGAG GTTCAGGCTTTGGAATACAAGATTCGAATGCGTTCGGCGTCTCTTACGACTACAATAGTGTGATGCATGTCACGGACACATACTCCTCTTCCAAAGGactaaaaacaattgaaactttgcag CCTCCTGGAGTTCAGATCGGACAGAGGAACGGCTTAAGTGCAAAGGACATccagaaaataaatgctaTGTATAATTGCGCATCGTGA
- the LOC135937260 gene encoding zinc metalloproteinase nas-13-like, with amino-acid sequence MRLATFICFTWLVCAAVASPLPEVTREFNDANYRAELNKVRMLSIGKPDSKVGYKLRRWNPNSGVNPEELGSYLEGDMLVPPSTQGRNGLINTYYRWPNAEVFYKFNGTFNENQTALIYKAFDAYHAKTCIRFKPYNGSQSSYVVINSENTGCWATVGRYGGMQYVNLQIPGCVTIVGTVIHEFMHTIGFYHEHARTDRDQWIKILWENVDPGSVKSFDIRNSTSAFGVAYDYGSVMHYSAKSFSSNGQPTIETIQPPGALIGQRSALSDNDVQKINIMYKCVV; translated from the exons ATGAGGCTTGccacttttatttgtttcaccTGGTTGGTGTGTGCAGCCGTCGCAAGCCCCCTGCCTGAGGTCACTCGCGAGTTTAATGATGCGAATTACCGGGCTGAATTGAACAAGGTCAGGATGCTAAGCATTGGCAAGCCAGATTCGAAAGTCG GATACAAGTTGCGAAGATGGAATCCAAACTCAGGCGTGAATCCCGAGGAGCTTGGCTCGTACCTTGAAGGTGATATGCTGGTGCCACCAAGCACGCAGGGCAGGAACGGTCTGATCAACACGTATTACCGCTGGCCGAACGCCGAAGTATTCTACAAGTTCAACGGAACATTCA aCGAGAACCAGACGGCTCTGATCTACAAGGCGTTCGACGCGTACCACGCGAAGACGTGCATCAGGTTCAAGCCGTACAACGGCTCCCAGAGCAGTTACGTTGTCATCAACAGCGAGAACACGGGGTGCTGGGCGACGGTCGGAAGATACGGTGGAATGCAGTACGTCAATCTGCAGATTCCAGGATGCGTCACAATC GTAGGAACCGTCATTCACGAGTTCATGCACACCATCGGCTTTTACCATGAACACGCGCGAACAGACAGAGATCAGTGGATCAAAATCCTGTGGGAAAATGTTGATCCAGGTTCAGTGAAGAGCTTCGACATCAGAAACTCGACGTCAGCGTTCGGTGTCGCCTATGACTACGGAAGCGTCATGCACTACTCGGCCAAGAGTTTCTCTTCCAATGGACAGCCAACGATAGAAACGATTCAGCCACCTGGAGCTTTGATCGGGCAAAGAAGTGCTTTGAGCGATAATGACgtccagaaaattaatattatgtatAAATGTGTTGTCTGA